Proteins from a single region of Deltaproteobacteria bacterium GWA2_45_12:
- a CDS encoding GTPase ObgE codes for MKFIDEAKIWIKAGDGGKGCVAFRREKFIPRGGPSGGNGGKGGDIILCGTKNMTTLMDFRFNKHVKAPKGAHGEGALKDGRGGQDVVMKVPLGTIIYNEDTNDVLGDITEEGQTLVIAKGGRGGKGNTFFKTSVNQAPQFAQPGEPGEEKNIRLELKLLADVGLVGMPNAGKSTLLSVISKAHPKIADYPFTTLTPVLGVVTHKNLPAFTVADIPGLIEGAHKGEGLGIQFLRHVERTKIFVHLVSVSPDETLSPQKRFSTIEKELAHYDPSFPKRKRMVLLTKIDLLPTKKALKEVMEPFKKKKLKVFAISAATRVGIGEWLDYLGKCLVTGC; via the coding sequence ATGAAATTTATTGATGAAGCAAAAATCTGGATCAAGGCCGGGGATGGGGGCAAGGGGTGCGTGGCTTTTCGCCGAGAAAAATTCATTCCCCGTGGCGGCCCCAGTGGTGGCAATGGGGGCAAGGGAGGGGACATCATCCTGTGTGGCACCAAAAACATGACCACCCTCATGGATTTCAGGTTTAATAAACATGTGAAAGCCCCAAAAGGTGCGCATGGTGAGGGAGCCTTAAAAGATGGAAGAGGGGGGCAGGATGTGGTGATGAAAGTCCCCCTGGGCACGATCATTTACAATGAGGATACAAACGATGTTTTGGGGGATATTACCGAAGAGGGGCAAACACTTGTCATTGCCAAAGGCGGACGAGGTGGAAAGGGGAATACCTTTTTTAAAACATCGGTCAATCAAGCTCCCCAATTTGCACAGCCAGGAGAACCCGGTGAAGAAAAAAATATTCGCCTTGAGTTGAAATTGCTGGCCGATGTGGGTTTGGTGGGCATGCCCAACGCGGGCAAGTCAACACTTCTTTCCGTGATTTCAAAAGCTCATCCCAAAATTGCAGATTATCCCTTTACTACCTTGACGCCTGTTTTAGGTGTGGTCACTCACAAGAATTTACCTGCATTTACCGTGGCGGATATCCCCGGTTTGATTGAAGGCGCCCACAAGGGGGAGGGGCTGGGCATCCAATTTTTAAGGCATGTTGAGCGTACAAAGATTTTTGTCCATTTAGTCAGTGTAAGCCCGGATGAAACATTAAGCCCACAGAAGAGGTTTTCAACCATTGAAAAAGAATTGGCCCACTATGACCCTTCCTTTCCCAAACGAAAACGCATGGTGCTTTTGACCAAAATCGACTTGCTCCCGACCAAAAAAGCCCTTAAAGAAGTCATGGAACCTTTCAAGAAAAAGAAACTCAAGGTTTTTGCCATTTCAGCGGCGACACGTGTTGGTATTGGAGAATGGCTGGATTATTTGGGAAAATGTTTGGTTACTGGTTGCTAG
- a CDS encoding glutamate 5-kinase: MERKKHIRRIKRLVVKIGSGIVINSKGVNASFLKALATVVAQLRTSKVEVVVVSSGAIACGMGLVGLHRRPHLVAQKQAVAALGQPLLIQYYIRAFAKHGISVSQILLTRDDLENKHRFLTAKHALKELFRLKSVPVVNENDSVAVEEIKFGDNDQLSAMVAHLVEADLLVILTDTDGLHDRDPKRYHDAQRISVVPKVDKKAMGMAMDTLSAKSTGGMITKLKAAKMATRFGIPTLITRGNDPRIILEAIKGCDVGTLFLPSSGSRR, translated from the coding sequence ATGGAACGAAAAAAACATATTCGTCGCATCAAACGACTCGTTGTCAAAATAGGGAGTGGCATTGTCATCAATTCCAAGGGAGTCAACGCTTCTTTTTTAAAGGCTTTGGCCACCGTTGTTGCCCAGTTAAGAACCTCGAAAGTAGAGGTTGTTGTTGTTTCTTCCGGCGCTATTGCATGTGGCATGGGTCTGGTTGGCTTGCATCGCCGGCCCCATCTTGTTGCCCAAAAACAGGCCGTGGCTGCTTTGGGGCAACCCCTTTTGATCCAGTATTACATTCGTGCTTTTGCCAAACACGGTATTTCAGTATCGCAAATTTTGCTTACCCGGGACGATTTGGAAAACAAACATCGTTTTCTTACCGCCAAGCATGCTTTAAAGGAGCTTTTTCGCCTAAAGTCGGTTCCTGTCGTCAATGAAAACGATTCGGTAGCGGTCGAAGAAATCAAGTTTGGCGATAATGACCAGCTCTCCGCCATGGTGGCTCATTTGGTGGAAGCCGATCTTTTGGTTATTTTAACCGATACCGATGGCCTGCACGACAGGGACCCAAAGCGTTATCATGATGCCCAAAGAATTTCCGTTGTTCCCAAGGTGGATAAAAAAGCCATGGGGATGGCCATGGACACTCTTTCAGCCAAGAGCACGGGGGGAATGATCACAAAGTTAAAGGCAGCAAAAATGGCGACGCGTTTTGGGATTCCCACTCTGATTACCCGGGGGAATGATCCCCGAATAATTTTGGAAGCCATCAAAGGATGTGATGTAGGAACCTTATTTTTGCCTTCATCCGGGAGTAGACGATGA
- a CDS encoding glutamate-5-semialdehyde dehydrogenase produces MKTSSIQKLARKCRQAAPVVATLSADSKNKILTDMATLLRNSQTEIIRANAKDIKEADKKKLVPAMKDRLLLNAKRIEEMARGLEEVAGLPDPVGQVVKNYTRPNRLHVERVRIPLGVVGVIYESRPNVTVDAAGLCFKSGNAVILRGGSEALHSNKMLGALLQKALKSNNVPPHIITVVPTSDRKTLSTLLTLSKEIDVLIPRGGEGLMKFMEENSKIPVIKHDKGVCNLFVDESADQAKALAIIENAKVSRPGVCNALENLLVHEKIAPEFLPKLSNHLVPKNVELRGDRAAKKMIPHIKLATERDWSTEYLDLVLSVKVVKNLDEAILFIRKYGSNHTESILTQTEANATRFVRELDSSCVMVNASTRFNDGGQLGLGAEIGISTTKLHAYGPMGLEELTTTKFVVRGEGQIRT; encoded by the coding sequence ATGAAAACAAGCTCCATTCAAAAATTAGCCCGAAAATGTCGCCAAGCCGCCCCTGTTGTGGCCACCCTTTCTGCCGATTCCAAGAACAAGATTCTTACGGACATGGCGACCCTTTTGAGAAACTCGCAGACAGAAATAATCAGGGCCAATGCCAAAGACATAAAAGAAGCCGACAAGAAAAAACTTGTTCCCGCCATGAAGGACCGGCTTTTGTTGAATGCCAAAAGAATTGAAGAGATGGCCCGAGGCTTGGAAGAAGTGGCCGGCCTTCCCGACCCTGTGGGGCAGGTTGTTAAAAATTATACGCGTCCCAACCGATTGCATGTAGAGCGTGTCAGAATCCCCCTGGGAGTGGTGGGTGTTATTTATGAATCGCGTCCCAATGTCACGGTGGATGCGGCCGGGCTGTGTTTTAAGTCGGGCAATGCCGTTATTTTGCGCGGTGGTTCTGAAGCCCTTCATTCCAATAAAATGCTTGGGGCCCTTTTACAGAAGGCATTAAAGTCTAACAACGTCCCCCCCCATATCATTACGGTGGTGCCCACTTCCGATCGCAAAACTTTGAGCACCTTGCTTACCTTAAGTAAAGAAATTGATGTTCTCATTCCTCGTGGGGGCGAAGGTCTGATGAAATTCATGGAGGAAAATTCCAAGATCCCTGTGATCAAACATGACAAGGGAGTGTGTAATTTATTTGTGGATGAATCGGCAGACCAGGCCAAAGCCCTTGCCATTATTGAAAATGCCAAGGTATCCCGTCCGGGGGTGTGTAATGCCCTGGAGAATTTGCTGGTGCACGAAAAAATTGCCCCTGAATTTTTGCCCAAACTTTCAAATCACTTGGTTCCCAAAAATGTGGAATTGCGTGGGGATCGTGCGGCCAAAAAAATGATTCCCCACATCAAACTGGCCACTGAAAGAGACTGGTCGACGGAATATCTTGATCTGGTTCTGTCGGTGAAGGTGGTCAAAAACTTGGATGAGGCTATTTTGTTTATTCGGAAATATGGTTCAAATCATACGGAATCCATTCTCACTCAAACTGAAGCCAATGCTACCCGGTTTGTTCGCGAGCTTGACTCGTCGTGCGTCATGGTGAATGCTTCCACACGCTTTAACGACGGGGGGCAATTGGGGCTGGGGGCTGAAATCGGCATTTCAACAACCAAGCTCCATGCCTATGGCCCCATGGGTTTGGAAGAGTTGACGACCACAAAATTTGTGGTACGTGGAGAAGGACAGATTAGAACTTAA
- a CDS encoding ribosome silencing factor has product MKKDSIRNLLEVIVEAAKDTKAENILAFNLKGESTLADYVMVCHGASLRQVGAIAERIDTEVSKKLKKNPLNVEGGRESSWIVLDYGDILCHVLTEEARQFYRLEDLWFGSNQVHFHTAKPEPRKKTPTKKRKVPAKPKRAPAKKKKK; this is encoded by the coding sequence ATGAAAAAAGATTCTATAAGAAATTTGTTGGAAGTAATTGTTGAGGCAGCCAAGGACACCAAGGCAGAAAACATCCTGGCTTTTAATTTAAAGGGGGAATCAACCCTGGCAGATTATGTTATGGTTTGTCATGGAGCAAGTTTAAGGCAGGTGGGGGCCATTGCCGAACGTATTGACACCGAAGTTTCAAAGAAACTCAAGAAAAATCCCCTGAATGTCGAGGGAGGCCGGGAGTCTTCCTGGATTGTCCTTGATTATGGGGATATCCTTTGCCATGTGCTTACCGAAGAAGCACGCCAGTTTTATCGTCTGGAAGATTTGTGGTTTGGATCCAACCAGGTTCATTTTCATACTGCAAAACCAGAACCTAGGAAAAAAACTCCCACCAAAAAGAGGAAGGTCCCTGCCAAACCAAAACGGGCTCCTGCCAAAAAGAAGAAAAAATAA
- a CDS encoding phosphoglycerate mutase (2,3-diphosphoglycerate-independent) yields MNPTVLIILDGFGLRSQTKDNGIALAQKPYWDYLWATYPHTQIEASGPAVGLPKGIMGNSEVGHMNLGAGRIVYTGLSQIYQAIDDGSFFTNEALLSAMNAAKKNKSALHLMGLLSDGAVHSHQDHLYALLKLAKKSGVQKVFIHAFMDGRDTPPASGLKYIGELEEKIKEIGCGQMASMSGRFYSMDRDKRWERIEKAYDVLTGTSSESGMSAIAIVNQSYQKNITDEFMIPHVVVDKKGKPVGSIQKGDAVIFFNFRADRAREITQALTQENFTGFTRKVFPELAAYVCMAPYDEAFNHPVAFELTWPRQVLAEVLSQKGFRQLHIAETEKYAHVTFFFNGGREAPFDGEGRVLIPSPREVPTYDLKPEMAAQAITDEVVKAVETDQYDFIIMNYANPDMVGHSAKEKPIISAIETVDQCLDRVVSAVLKKGGQLIITADHGNAEQIVDEKGIPHTAHTTNPVPFVVVADRFRVGAKNILPLRSGGRLCDVAPTLLYMMGLPKPAEMTGENLIVG; encoded by the coding sequence TTGAACCCCACCGTTCTCATTATCCTCGATGGTTTTGGTCTTCGTTCCCAAACAAAAGACAATGGTATTGCCCTGGCCCAAAAACCCTATTGGGATTATTTGTGGGCCACCTATCCGCATACCCAGATTGAAGCTTCTGGCCCCGCTGTGGGTTTGCCAAAAGGGATTATGGGTAATTCAGAGGTGGGACACATGAACCTGGGCGCTGGGCGCATTGTGTACACGGGGCTTTCCCAGATTTATCAGGCCATCGATGACGGAAGCTTTTTTACCAATGAGGCTCTTTTATCGGCCATGAATGCGGCCAAGAAAAATAAATCAGCATTGCATCTTATGGGGCTCCTTTCAGACGGTGCTGTGCATAGCCATCAGGATCATCTCTATGCCCTTTTAAAATTGGCCAAAAAGAGCGGCGTCCAAAAAGTTTTCATCCATGCTTTCATGGATGGTCGCGACACGCCTCCGGCAAGTGGTCTTAAATATATCGGTGAGCTCGAAGAAAAAATAAAAGAAATCGGTTGTGGCCAAATGGCCAGTATGAGCGGCCGTTTTTACTCCATGGACCGTGACAAACGTTGGGAACGCATTGAAAAGGCCTATGATGTTTTAACGGGGACATCCTCGGAATCTGGCATGTCAGCAATAGCCATTGTCAACCAATCGTATCAAAAAAATATTACTGACGAATTCATGATTCCCCATGTTGTGGTGGATAAAAAAGGGAAACCGGTAGGGTCTATTCAAAAAGGGGATGCCGTTATCTTTTTTAATTTTCGTGCTGATCGCGCACGTGAAATCACTCAGGCTCTCACTCAAGAGAATTTCACTGGTTTTACGCGTAAAGTATTTCCAGAACTGGCTGCTTATGTTTGCATGGCCCCCTATGACGAGGCGTTTAACCATCCCGTTGCCTTCGAGCTCACCTGGCCCCGGCAAGTATTGGCTGAAGTTTTAAGCCAAAAGGGTTTCAGGCAATTGCATATCGCTGAAACCGAAAAATATGCCCACGTTACTTTCTTTTTTAACGGAGGGCGTGAAGCTCCCTTTGATGGCGAAGGCCGCGTTCTTATCCCTTCACCGCGTGAGGTTCCCACCTATGATTTAAAACCTGAAATGGCTGCCCAGGCCATTACCGATGAAGTGGTCAAGGCCGTTGAAACAGATCAATATGATTTCATCATCATGAATTACGCCAACCCCGATATGGTGGGGCATAGTGCCAAGGAAAAACCGATCATATCGGCCATTGAAACGGTTGATCAATGCCTGGACCGGGTTGTTTCGGCTGTTCTTAAAAAAGGCGGGCAGCTCATCATCACTGCAGACCATGGCAATGCCGAACAAATAGTGGATGAAAAAGGAATTCCTCACACAGCACACACAACCAATCCAGTGCCTTTTGTTGTGGTTGCCGATAGATTTCGCGTAGGGGCAAAAAATATTTTGCCCCTACGATCCGGGGGTCGTCTTTGCGATGTGGCGCCCACTTTGCTTTACATGATGGGCTTGCCAAAGCCTGCCGAAATGACCGGTGAGAATTTGATTGTAGGGTAA
- a CDS encoding acetyl-CoA acetyltransferase (Catalyzes the synthesis of acetoacetyl coenzyme A from two molecules of acetyl coenzyme A. It can also act as a thiolase, catalyzing the reverse reaction and generating two-carbon units from the four-carbon product of fatty acid oxidation) codes for MREAVIVAAGRSPMGRALKGQYVWTRIDDLAAEVIQKTLAQVSKLNPAEIEDLILGCAMPEGEQGMNLARNVGFLAGVPLTAGAVTVNRFCSSSLEAINIAALNIMAGNGEIFIAAGAESMSHVPMGGFNPSLNPRLMPGKGLPNAYISMGVTAENLAEKHKIGRKDQDEYSANSHIKALKAMKENLFTEIVPVTIKKQDGTTIVVNIDEGPRQPDVKKLGELKPVFKEGGSVTAGNSSPLTDGAAAVVMMSAEKAKQLGLKPLVRIRSMAVAGCGPEVMGEGPAYAVPKALKRAGLTLKDIDIFEFNEAFAVQTMSVAKILGLDWNDPRINPKGGAIALGHPLGCTGARIMSTLIHDLKGYNKNIGIESMCIGGGQGLATIVERV; via the coding sequence ATGCGTGAAGCCGTTATTGTAGCAGCAGGCCGGTCCCCCATGGGGCGTGCCTTAAAAGGCCAGTATGTTTGGACCCGTATCGATGACTTAGCCGCTGAGGTTATCCAAAAAACATTGGCCCAAGTTTCCAAATTAAACCCAGCCGAAATCGAGGACCTCATTTTGGGATGTGCCATGCCGGAAGGCGAGCAGGGCATGAATCTGGCCAGAAACGTGGGCTTCTTGGCGGGTGTTCCTCTGACAGCGGGCGCTGTTACGGTGAACCGCTTCTGCTCTTCGTCTCTTGAAGCGATCAACATTGCCGCCTTGAATATCATGGCCGGTAATGGCGAAATTTTTATTGCTGCAGGCGCTGAATCGATGAGCCATGTGCCCATGGGGGGGTTTAACCCTTCCTTAAATCCGCGTTTGATGCCGGGTAAGGGGCTTCCCAACGCTTATATCTCCATGGGGGTCACTGCTGAAAACCTGGCTGAAAAACATAAAATTGGTCGCAAAGATCAGGATGAATATTCTGCCAACTCACACATCAAGGCTTTAAAAGCGATGAAGGAAAATTTGTTCACTGAAATTGTTCCTGTCACGATCAAAAAACAGGATGGAACCACAATAGTAGTCAATATTGACGAAGGCCCTCGTCAACCCGATGTAAAAAAATTGGGCGAGCTAAAGCCGGTTTTCAAAGAAGGTGGGTCTGTTACAGCAGGTAATTCATCCCCCCTTACCGATGGGGCTGCTGCGGTGGTCATGATGTCGGCAGAAAAAGCCAAACAACTAGGCCTGAAGCCCTTGGTAAGAATTCGCTCAATGGCGGTGGCTGGTTGTGGTCCGGAAGTGATGGGTGAGGGCCCTGCCTATGCCGTTCCCAAAGCTTTGAAACGTGCAGGGCTTACATTAAAAGACATCGATATTTTTGAATTTAACGAGGCTTTTGCCGTGCAAACGATGAGTGTGGCGAAAATTTTGGGACTTGATTGGAATGATCCGCGTATCAACCCAAAGGGCGGAGCCATTGCACTGGGCCATCCTCTTGGATGCACTGGGGCACGCATCATGTCCACACTGATTCATGATCTTAAAGGCTATAACAAAAATATCGGCATTGAGAGCATGTGTATCGGTGGTGGCCAGGGGTTGGCCACAATTGTGGAGAGGGTTTAA
- a CDS encoding AAA family ATPase, producing the protein MFQRKLLSLLSQRAVEPRRFIQVLQGPRQVGKTTLVHQCVAQVGLPCHYATADEASPHDKTWLIQQWDLARIRAHESKEGAVLIIDEVQKIKDWSTTVKWLWDEDSKNKLALKVFLLGSSPWLVEKGIGESLAGRFELIPVPHWSLTEMKTAFGWGLDHFLYFGAYPGSAALTDDELRWKRYILDSLVETTLSRDILLMNRIDKPVLLRRLFQLGCEYSGQIVSYQKMVGQLQDVGNTTTLAYYLTLLSGAGLVSGIQKFSGQKIRQRGSSPKLQILNTALMSCHSGLTFEEAQRDRDFWGRLVESAVGAYLLNGIQGTSWEIFYWREGAREVDFVIRNGKKVIALEVKSGRKKESLPGMEVFTQNFKTHRQLLVGNQGIPLEEFLTAPLGQWVQ; encoded by the coding sequence ATGTTTCAACGTAAACTTTTATCCTTATTGAGCCAAAGGGCTGTGGAACCCAGACGATTTATTCAGGTGCTTCAGGGGCCACGGCAGGTGGGGAAGACCACCCTCGTGCATCAATGTGTGGCTCAAGTGGGGTTGCCTTGCCATTATGCCACGGCGGATGAAGCCTCCCCTCATGACAAAACATGGTTGATTCAACAATGGGATTTGGCCCGAATCCGGGCGCACGAAAGCAAGGAGGGGGCTGTTTTAATCATCGATGAAGTCCAAAAAATAAAAGATTGGTCAACCACGGTGAAGTGGTTGTGGGATGAAGACAGTAAAAACAAATTGGCATTGAAGGTTTTTCTTTTGGGGTCTTCCCCATGGCTTGTGGAGAAGGGTATCGGCGAATCTCTCGCCGGACGCTTTGAATTGATCCCTGTTCCCCATTGGAGTTTGACTGAAATGAAAACGGCTTTTGGATGGGGCCTGGATCATTTCTTGTATTTCGGGGCTTATCCCGGGTCCGCCGCACTGACAGACGATGAGCTGCGATGGAAGCGTTATATTCTGGATTCGTTGGTGGAAACAACCCTGTCGCGCGATATTTTACTGATGAACCGCATTGACAAGCCTGTCCTACTTCGGCGGTTGTTCCAGCTTGGGTGCGAGTATTCCGGTCAGATTGTTTCCTACCAAAAAATGGTGGGGCAACTTCAGGATGTGGGGAACACAACCACATTGGCCTATTACCTGACTTTGTTGTCGGGAGCGGGGCTGGTTTCTGGCATTCAAAAATTTTCAGGTCAAAAAATCAGGCAAAGAGGTTCCAGTCCCAAGCTACAGATATTGAACACGGCTCTCATGAGTTGCCATTCGGGTTTGACTTTTGAAGAAGCCCAAAGAGATCGCGATTTTTGGGGTCGCCTGGTGGAGTCGGCTGTGGGGGCTTATTTACTCAATGGTATTCAAGGGACTTCATGGGAGATTTTTTACTGGAGAGAGGGCGCCCGGGAAGTTGATTTTGTGATCCGGAACGGGAAAAAGGTGATTGCTTTGGAAGTAAAAAGCGGCAGAAAAAAAGAATCCTTGCCGGGGATGGAAGTCTTTACCCAAAATTTTAAAACCCATCGTCAATTGTTGGTGGGAAATCAGGGGATCCCTTTGGAGGAATTTTTAACGGCGCCGCTTGGGCAGTGGGTGCAATGA
- a CDS encoding antitermination protein NusG: MDWALFNIDGVMFLLRWVHFIFGVIWIGMLYYFNYVQGEFFKEIDAGVKNVVITKLVPRALWWFRWGAMITFLSGWLIITGTLHSGVPLTSSWGLLILLGATLGSLMWFNVWFVIWPAQKVVIASANKVLAGGQADPSAAARGARALVASRTNVLFSFPMLFFMGAARHLILSRDFSTVNFGLVAIVFGVIFLALELNALKGKLGPLTTIKGVIHSGVVLTAALYVIVELVTR, from the coding sequence ATGGATTGGGCTTTATTTAATATAGATGGGGTCATGTTTTTGCTCCGTTGGGTTCATTTTATTTTTGGGGTCATCTGGATTGGAATGCTTTATTACTTTAATTATGTGCAGGGGGAATTTTTTAAGGAAATTGATGCTGGTGTAAAAAATGTGGTGATCACTAAACTAGTGCCACGAGCTTTGTGGTGGTTTAGATGGGGCGCCATGATCACTTTTCTTTCGGGATGGCTTATTATTACGGGAACGCTTCATTCCGGCGTACCGCTTACCTCATCGTGGGGACTTCTCATTTTATTGGGAGCCACTTTGGGAAGCCTGATGTGGTTTAATGTTTGGTTTGTGATTTGGCCGGCCCAAAAGGTGGTGATTGCTTCTGCCAACAAGGTTTTGGCAGGGGGGCAGGCTGATCCATCCGCAGCAGCCCGTGGGGCCAGGGCCCTTGTCGCCAGCCGTACCAATGTGCTTTTTTCATTCCCCATGCTTTTTTTCATGGGAGCGGCCCGCCATTTAATTTTAAGCCGTGATTTTTCAACTGTGAATTTTGGTTTGGTCGCTATTGTTTTTGGGGTCATTTTTCTTGCTTTGGAATTAAATGCCCTTAAAGGAAAATTGGGCCCTTTAACGACAATCAAAGGCGTGATTCATAGCGGTGTGGTATTGACAGCCGCGCTCTATGTGATTGTGGAATTGGTAACGCGATAG
- a CDS encoding dihydroneopterin aldolase: MSDHLHLTFEYDEKLGFYQWEKQQKQKLIVSVRIGVDVKKAALTDHLDSTIDYDVVDHLILNLLKERHFHLIETFAEEIANTLLKKWPQTWVEITVDKPLAIAHAKKISVYVKREGTPNF; encoded by the coding sequence ATGAGTGATCACCTGCATCTAACATTCGAATACGACGAAAAATTGGGGTTTTACCAATGGGAAAAACAGCAGAAACAAAAATTGATTGTATCGGTACGAATCGGGGTGGATGTAAAAAAAGCGGCCCTGACCGACCACCTCGACTCAACAATTGATTATGATGTGGTAGACCACCTTATTTTGAATTTACTTAAGGAAAGGCATTTTCATTTGATCGAAACTTTTGCCGAAGAAATTGCCAACACCCTTTTAAAAAAATGGCCCCAAACCTGGGTAGAAATCACCGTAGACAAACCCTTGGCCATTGCCCATGCCAAAAAGATTTCGGTGTATGTAAAGAGGGAAGGAACCCCTAATTTTTAA
- a CDS encoding GTP cyclohydrolase I FolE, giving the protein MASNKKLREKHWLSGQQGKVALGPEAEKMETAVRSLLESLGEDPNREGLLQTPQRVAQALLFLTKGYEEDPDEVINKAVFHEKHDEMIVVKDISLYSLCEHHMLPFVGRVHVAYIPDQRIIGLSKIARLVDIYARRLQVQERLTQQIAKTLQDALKPKGTAVVVEAEHMCMQMRGVQKRGSVMITSAMLGVFRAEATRSEFLAMIKNGR; this is encoded by the coding sequence ATGGCTTCAAACAAAAAATTAAGGGAAAAACACTGGCTTTCAGGGCAGCAGGGCAAGGTGGCTTTGGGCCCCGAAGCTGAAAAAATGGAAACAGCCGTACGAAGCTTGCTTGAATCATTGGGTGAAGATCCCAATCGCGAGGGCTTGCTTCAGACTCCCCAGCGTGTGGCTCAGGCGCTTTTGTTTTTAACCAAGGGATATGAGGAAGATCCGGATGAAGTCATCAACAAGGCCGTATTTCATGAAAAACACGATGAGATGATTGTGGTCAAAGACATCAGCCTTTACAGTTTATGCGAACATCACATGCTCCCTTTTGTGGGGCGTGTTCATGTGGCCTATATCCCAGACCAAAGGATCATCGGGTTGTCCAAAATTGCCCGCTTGGTTGATATTTATGCCAGGCGTCTTCAAGTGCAGGAACGCCTTACACAGCAAATTGCCAAAACGCTTCAAGATGCGCTCAAGCCGAAGGGAACTGCCGTGGTGGTGGAAGCCGAACATATGTGCATGCAAATGCGGGGAGTGCAAAAACGGGGTTCGGTCATGATCACCTCGGCCATGCTGGGTGTTTTCAGGGCCGAAGCCACACGGTCCGAATTTTTGGCCATGATTAAAAATGGAAGATAA